From the genome of Hyperolius riggenbachi isolate aHypRig1 chromosome 9, aHypRig1.pri, whole genome shotgun sequence, one region includes:
- the LOC137533541 gene encoding olfactory receptor 6M1-like, protein MELYVAEEEDVRLSHAGKRQGDWIAETARIMQHQNESLDFGFILQGFSGLAEIQIPLFFVFLLIYLFTLKGNILIISVIFRNTCLQSPMYFFLRNLSFLDITYSSVIQPKLLSTLITGDGAISHAGCITQLYFFMCLTCTEFILLTAMGYDRYVAICDPLHYPIIMNKLSCFLLAASCWIIGFLDPLAHTIVISGLPFCGFVITHFYCDYSVLVKLSCIDTVLIERMSLIFGSLVGFTTFSLTIISYFYIISTILKISSNHGRQKAFSTCVSHLTVVILFYGTVLITYMRPTSQYSTSEGLAFSVFYTVLTPMLNPLIYSLRNQDVRRSIKQILHLHYKRRSVLL, encoded by the exons ATGGAGCTGTAcgtggcagaggaggaggatgtgcgACTGTCACATGCTGGAAAGAGGCAAG GAgattggattgcagagactgccaGGATTATGCAACATCAAAATGAAAGCCTGGATTTTGGATTCATTCTACAGGGATTTTCTGGACTTGCAGAAATACAGATACcattgttttttgtgtttttactcATCTACCTGTTCACCCTTAAAGGAAATATCCTTATCATCAGTGTCATTTTTCGGAATACATGCCTGCAGAGTCCAATGTACTTTTTCTTACGTAATCTTTCATTTCTGGACATTACTTATTCTTCAGTTATTCAGCCAAAGTTGCTTTCCACTCTCATAACAGGAGATGGTGCAATAAGTCATGCAGGATGTATAACACAGTTGTATTTCTTCATGTGTTTAACATGTACAGAGTTTATACTGCTGACTGCTATGGGCTATGATCGTTATGTGGCCATTTGTGACCCTCTGCATTATCCAATCATTATGAATAAGCTGTCTTGCTTTTTATTAGCAGCATCATGTTGGATCATTGGGTTCTTGGATCCTCTTGCCCATACAATTGTTATATCAGGACTACCTTTCTGTGGTTTTGTTATTACACATTTTTATTGTGATTATTCAGTTCTAGTCAAGCTTTCATGTATTGATACAGTGTTGATTGAAAGGATGAGTCTGATCTTTGGTTCCCTTGTAGGATTCACTACTTTTAGTCTCACCATTATCTCTTATTTCTATATCATCTCCACCATACTGAAAATTAGTTCCAACCATGGACGACAAAAAGCCTTCTCCACCTGTGTTTCTCATCTCACAGTGGTCATTCTATTCTATGGTACAGTTCTCATCACATATATGAGACCAACATCACAGTATTCAACTTCCGAAGGTTTAGCATTTTCAGTATTCTACACAGTTCTCACGCCTATGCTCAACCCACTTATTTATTCTTTGAGAAATCAAGATGTAAGGAGATCCATAAAACAAATACTACACTTGCACTATAAACGACGTTCCGTTCTACTCTAG